Within Brachyhypopomus gauderio isolate BG-103 chromosome 4, BGAUD_0.2, whole genome shotgun sequence, the genomic segment CATCAGACCACCATcacacccagtggcggacttagcaatttgggggctcaaggcgaatttagctagggggcccatcaacattaatatgcgagaaataagtcagctaatcagggggcccctacagtggactgcagtgggaggggcccaaggcagttgcctagccacgcctctatgcaaagaccgcctctgatcACACCATCagaccaccatcacaccatcaggCCTTCAAAGGGTTATGGTACTTCAAAAACAGACCACCATTacagggagaagaggagggagacagacagatacagagagagaaagagagagacagacaggcagagagagagagacatcgtAAGAGTGCTAATACATACCCACACTCCCTGAAATCAGTAACTTTCCCAGGAACAGAAGGAAGTCAGTGACCTTATCCAGCACGGTCACTCTGTGGGACGTCAGAGAGAAACACCAAGGTAACACACACGGGTCATGAACACACTAGACAAAAAAGACTAAATGTGTCACCTGGGGTGTTTGGATGTGGACATCCAGGATGTGGTGATATTACTGAtggtcagtggggaaccgtcagggccatCTATGCCCACTCAGAGGgcttaaaatattcttaaagcatatatatatataatttatccaattttttttctacttacagtttgacaatcgacatctaaacaattacagaaatataagcaaataaattattcaaccgtctctattcaatctgtgttggaagatgaggggttaagttaagtggaagcctgtgagcctgtgcctccccctatcaggactgtgatgcccgctgttcgtttacagagggcctggcagttataattcagcgcaataccagtttcaaatgacagtaaaattaaCCAATTATATCTTTCCTCTTAGTgggtgggcttaactgtatgataatttccgcccgctgtggcgacgctagctgtcgttagcgtaccaccactagctagtttcgattcattcctttgatgccctcgtgtgcgttgtttacatattccgcttccgaagaacacggagctgtgaacctcatTTTGttgaaaccttattttgcttaagaagttatctagtacatatattattgtttattgcgttttttaagctgtactgtcgtctcagttttttattttttatttattgcagttaattaggaaaggaaacaatttttttccgGGGGGtggtgggagcgggcccaggtttaatggtcacggttcgctactgactgTGGTGTTTGGAGATCCAGGATGTGATGATAttactgtggtgtggtgtttggagATCCAGGATGTGTTGATAttactgtggtgtggtgtttggagATCCAGGATGTGGTGATAttactgtggtgtggtgtttggagATCCAGGATGTGTTGATAttactgtggtgtggtgtttggagATCCAGGATGTGGTGGTATTACTATGGTGTGGTGTTTGGAGATCCAGGATGTGGTGGTATTACTGTGGTGTTTGGAGATCCAGGACGTTGTGATAttactgtggtgtggtgtttggatATCCAGGACGTTGTGATATTACTGTGGTGTTTGGAGATCCAGGACGTTGTGATATTACTGCGGTGTGGTGTTTGGCGATCCAGGATGTGATGATATTACTGTGGTGTGATGTTTGGAGATCCAGGATATGGTGATATTACTGTGGTGTGATGTTTGGAGATCCAGGATGTGGTGGTAttactgtggtgtggtgtttggagATCTAGGATATGGTGATAttactgtggtgtggtgtttggagATCCAGGATGTGTTGATAttactgtggtgtggtgtttggagATCCAGGATGTGTTGATAttactgtggtgtggtgtttggagATCCAGGATGTGTTGATAttactgtggtgtggtgtttggagATCCAGGATGTGTTGATAttactgtggtgtggtgtttggagATCCAGGATGTGTTGATAttactgtggtgtggtgtttggcgATCCAGGATGTGGTGATATTACTGTGGTATGGTGTTTGGAGATCCAGGATCTGATGATATTACTGTGGTGTGATGTTTGGCGATCCAGGATGTGGTGATATTACTGTGGTATGGTGTTTGGAGATCCAGGATGTGATGATATTACTGTGGTGTGATGTTTGGAGATCCAGGATGTGGTGGTAttactgtggtgtggtgtttggcgATCTAGGATATGGTGATATTACTGTGGTGTGATGTTTGGAGATCCAGGATGTGGTGATATTACTGTGGTGTGATGTTTGGAGATCCAGGATGTGAGGATATTACTGTGGTGTGATGTTTGGAGATCCAGGATGTGGTGGTAttactgtggtgtggtgtttggagATCTAGGATATGGTGATATTACTGTGGTGTGATGTTTGGAGATCCAGGATGTGGTGATATTACTGTGGTGTGATGTTTGGAGATCCAGGATGTGGTGGTATTACTGTGGTGTGGTGCCGTGACCCCATGCTCCAGAACAATGCCATGGTGTGATGTTGTGGAGGAATACTCCAGAGCTGCCATCACCTACCTCACTACGTTCCTCATCAGCAGAAAGAACGCGTCTCTGGCAGAGGAACAGAAACTCTTCCCATATATCGCAATCTGAggaaaatccacacacacaccagtagaaAAACAAATATTGCAAAAATCAGGAGAACAGCACACATAGAATACCCACATTAGGAGAATATCACACACAATGAGAAGGAgaaacacactcctcacacacagagaagaagaaaacacttctcacacacagagagaaggagaaaacactcctcacacacagagaagaagaaaacacttctcacacacagagagaaggagaaaacactcctcacacacacagagaagaagaaaacacttctctcacacacacacagagaaagagaaaacacttctcacacacagaggagaaaactctcctcacacacacagagaagaagaaaacactcctcacacacacagccagcagCTTGATAAACAGCTGTTTGAACGCGAGGATCTCACCATAATGTAGGCGTTCCTGTTCATAAACCTGAGGAAGTGCTCCAGGCACCAGAAGCAGCACCTCAAACAGCAAAGCAGGAAGCGTGCACATGCGTTAGGAGCACCTGCACCAGGAGGAGAACAGATCACAGACCTGCTGCGCACTACAGCGACACCACACACTTCTCCACTCGGCCCCTACACACTccgagtgtgtgagtgatgagacaggaacacagccAGAGCTGGACACCATCTCTAAAAGAGCAGCAGCTGCTTTCTGACTAACCTTTGAGTTTGTTGTCCAGGTATTCCAGAATGATCCGGAAAAACTGCACTACAGAGAGGAGCAACGCTCCAAAGGCCAAAGAACCCGTATGATACCTGTCATGGGATTACAGATTATAATCTACATGCAACCCAAGCTCAAGGGTCAGCATGAAGAcatgagacacagagagagatgacAAGAGGAAAGACATCGTTAACGTCACCTGATGGCTCGAGCGAAGGAGGCAGTGAGAGGGAATGCTGGGATATCGGCAGGCTTCTTCAGGGCCCAGTAGTAGGAGGCGAAGGCCCCGGCCAGCGTGCACTGACCCAGCGCAGTGATAAAGTTGATCAGCCACAGCAGGAGCAGCAGGTTCCACAGGTGCAGCAGGAGGAGGTGACGGTGGAGAAGACTCTCCCCCCCGTAGAAGGCAAACGCACAGCGGGAGTCAGGACACTCCGCCATGATGCTGGACTTACTGAAGGTCTGGAAGGTAGTGTagatacaccaacacacacacacacacacacgcaggttcATGAAGACAGTCCCACATACCTCAACCCTACACCTTGTTTTTATGCACGTGGACAGTTCTGGATAAAGAAGCAGAAAACTGTTGTAGACAAACAGGAAGACTGTTGTAGACAGACAGGAAGACTGTTGTAGACAGACAGGAAGACTGATACCTGTGGCTCACAGGTGCTGTTGGCATGTTTGCAGTTTGGCTGTGTTGACACCACTTTGTACACAGCATCACCAGACGACGCTAAGAAACTATAGACGATTGAGGTCAAGGAACCAGAGAAGAACCTCATTACATTAACACcccttcacactcacacacacacacacacacacacacacacagacttaaaGAGGATACATAGCTGTCACCGCCCAGTAGGCTATACAGATGGCCAACATCACAAAGGTGACTATGGGGTAAAACAAAGTTGACATCATGGAGCCGATCGTCCTgatagagagggggggagagaaaaggagaggggggaaggagagagagacagagtgagagagagagaaagtcatTTCAATTCTTAAAACAGCTTAAAAGCCTCAATGTGTGGAGTGTTTGCACACTGTGAGTTGGTGGTGGAGCAGACCGACCTGCTCCCCTCCCGGAGTAGCGTCATGGCCATGTGGAGTCTCCTCCTGAGAAAGACCAGGACCGtgaccatcaccacctccaccaccaccaggaGCACCACTACAAACAAACGTCAGTCTGTCAGGACACTCACGctgcctcatgtctgtgtctccgCACCACTCACTCCAGCCTCTCACCAGCGGGACCGGCGCCTCTTCACTTTAAAACCCCTGAATGCTTGAGCTGTTCAAACAGCCAAATGCTGCCATATGAGGGTGTGCAGGGCGTCTCTGTAAGCCAGGCAGCTACTcagaaagggtgtgtgtgtttctgcagtgCTGAGACAGGAGTGTCGTACTGAAAGCGAGCCAGGTTTGTCCGAGCTGCAGGTACACCCTGACGTCTGTGTGCCAGCCCACGTCTGAGACAGTGACCTCCGCCTCCGGCTCCCTGCGTAGTCTATCAAACTCCCAGTAACAGAGCCAGAtacctgagagagagatggagagagagagggatggggaggaggaagaagagaaggggatggatggatggaagtgGAGGAACAGAGAGGGCCAGAATGAGACTGTTGGTAGACGCAAAGTGACTCCACCAGTGTTGAACCGGTATATTCTACAGTCCTTAATAGATGCTTACAGTATATCAGCCTccagctgtgcgtgtgtgtgtgtatgtgtgtgtgtgtgtgtatgtgtgtgtgtgtgtgtatatgtgtacgtGTTCCCACCAACCATAGCCAACTGCAGCAATCACACCGAAGATGACACACCAGAGCAAAACTCCAGCTGTGAATCTCAGTAAGACGATGAAGAGGAAGCTGATCACCATGGTAATGACCAGGGCTctgaaaacacatacacacacacacacatacacacaaacacacacacacacacacacacacacacggtggtcTTGAGCTGAGGTGGTATGTTCACACAGTGCCACCGTCACACTCACAGCTGCATTACACACTTACAAGACACAAATGCTATGAGGTTAAACTCTTAACAAAAATGCTTTTTCTTCTCCAAACAAGCAGCATGAATAAAAAATCCACTGTGACTTTAAAGGTAGCGTATTGCAGGTACCTACCAACATCTGTCTATTCTGTTACTGAATGTGTCAAATTGccaaaaataatataaaaattagCAATGACATAAAAACCAGTAGAGCACCAATAAGAGAGATGACAAACTCTTATTAAGAACAGTAAAACGTCTCTTACATTAATATCCAGTACCAGGAGTTGACGTAGTCCTCAAACACCCTCCTGCCCATCTCCCTGGCGTCCAGCAGAGACGAGATGCCACTGTGAATGAAACCGTGATGGCCGTTAGATCCCgtgagaggtggagtgtgtgttcgaATGGCATCGCCGTACGAGACCCAGCTGGGTTCTGCCTGGTTTTCAGCTTATATGCCCCAAATCAAAAACAGGTCAAGCCATTAATgaaaaaaatgtcaaaaaatataAAGAGAACTCAAATATGTAACTGGTCAGGACTGGTTTGTACTGGATATCAGAGGTCAGCCATGTTGATCATTTGTGCAGTAAGCAGGCGAACACAGTGAATGTAGCTCCAGAGACCCAGAGCAGCAGCCCAACAGTACAGATCTCAGCATGCCAGAATCTTGTGATTCATGTCCAGATGTAACCTGGGCTACATGAGGTCACAGCCCACCAGAGTAAGACCACCAAGAAGGGGGGACGAACCTCGTGGTCCTCTTACAGGACTCAGGTGAAGCAAATGGATTTATTTATTAGGCCAGCAAACTCCACAAAGGGAGGTGGTTACCGAGACCCAGATCACGCATGACCCGGATCACGCATAGAAGACATCTTGTCACACGTGTATGATAAACCGCTAGCAACGTGAACCACGCCCACAACACGACGGAAGTGAGACGGTTGCTACAGAAACACAAAACCTCGAAAGACGAAAGACGTGAGTAGAACAGAGTAGTGAATGAGGTAGATCATGACTCCATTAGTCAGGGCTGGGTTATAAACCTGCCGACACTGGGGGACACTGGGAACCAATCTCTCCAGTATTTTcccaacacagacagaacagtgaAGGGACAAAGGACCTGTGGGATTAGGTGGATCCCAGTTCAGCCGCTTGATACCACACGTCTGCACAAGCTGGGACACGCAGGCAGACACGTGATACTGGACCACGTGAACACACGTGTCGTGCCCTGAAGGAGCAGGCCACAATCCTCTGCTAAGCACTGGCTCCCCTAGACACTCCTTCACTCCCCTAGACACTCCTTCATTCCCCTAGACACCCCCCCTCCCAGCGGTGGTTCATCCGGGCTCCTTCACTTACACAACCATGACTTTCATATTAAATAGCAAATGTGCAGAAAAATACAGACAGACGTCTGACTCCAGCTGCTTGATTTGCTAATCAAA encodes:
- the slc44a5b gene encoding choline transporter-like protein 5-B isoform X2 is translated as MARKSVTPPSYYGEPHRFDPTFRGPVSKRGCTDILCCVIFIIAILSYIALGTVAWIHGDMRKVIYPTDSYGQFCGQQGTPNADRSLLFHFNLFRCASPAVLMNLQCPTVQLCVSKCPDRFATYLDTQFNYSRNRSSWDYYRQFCRAGFNNPGKSVAQVLREEDCPSMLVPSRPLLHRCLPDFITTNGILTVANRTDFRDGQGGTTSVLHLKDAANGISSLLDAREMGRRVFEDYVNSWYWILIALVITMVISFLFIVLLRFTAGVLLWCVIFGVIAAVGYGIWLCYWEFDRLRREPEAEVTVSDVGWHTDVRVYLQLGQTWLAFMVLLVVVEVVMVTVLVFLRRRLHMAMTLLREGSRTIGSMMSTLFYPIVTFVMLAICIAYWAVTAIFLASSGDAVYKVVSTQPNCKHANSTCEPQTFSKSSIMAECPDSRCAFAFYGGESLLHRHLLLLHLWNLLLLLWLINFITALGQCTLAGAFASYYWALKKPADIPAFPLTASFARAIRYHTGSLAFGALLLSVVQFFRIILEYLDNKLKGAPNACARFLLCCLRCCFWCLEHFLRFMNRNAYIMIAIYGKSFCSSARDAFFLLMRNVVRVTVLDKVTDFLLFLGKLLISGSVGVLAFFFFTRKIPFIQEEVPKLHYYWVPLLTVIVGSYLVAHGFFSVYAMCVDTLFLCLCEDLERNDGSPSKPYFMSVSLHKILKRSDRPC
- the slc44a5b gene encoding choline transporter-like protein 5-B isoform X1, translating into MARKSVTPPSYYGEPHRFDPTFRGPVSKRGCTDILCCVIFIIAILSYIALGTVAWIHGDMRKVIYPTDSYGQFCGQQGTPNADRSLLFHFNLFRCASPAVLMNLQCPTVQLCVSKCPDRFATYLDTQFNYSRNRSSWDYYRQFCRAGFNNPGKSVAQVLREEDCPSMLVPSRPLLHRCLPDFITTNGILTVANRTDFRDGQGGTTSVLHLKDAANGISSLLDAREMGRRVFEDYVNSWYWILIALVITMVISFLFIVLLRFTAGVLLWCVIFGVIAAVGYGIWLCYWEFDRLRREPEAEVTVSDVGWHTDVRVYLQLGQTWLAFMVLLVVVEVVMVTVLVFLRRRLHMAMTLLREGSRTIGSMMSTLFYPIVTFVMLAICIAYWAVTAIFLASSGDAVYKVVSTQPNCKHANSTCEPQTFSKSSIMAECPDSRCAFAFYGGESLLHRHLLLLHLWNLLLLLWLINFITALGQCTLAGAFASYYWALKKPADIPAFPLTASFARAIRYHTGSLAFGALLLSVVQFFRIILEYLDNKLKGAPNACARFLLCCLRCCFWCLEHFLRFMNRNAYIMIAIYGKSFCSSARDAFFLLMRNVVRVTVLDKVTDFLLFLGKLLISGSVGVLAFFFFTRKIPFIQEEVPKLHYYWVPLLTVIVGSYLVAHGFFSVYAMCVDTLFLCLLVDLEKNDGSAARPYYMSSTLRAIFTSRPQEKPVERRRGRGRGRKGWVGNGM